A single region of the Bacteroides luhongzhouii genome encodes:
- a CDS encoding discoidin domain-containing protein gives MKTITQFIFIILCLSDMIFTSCADGDFGANPYDPNTPITVSQLPKVLSFTPTEGKEGDVITITGVNFTTATNVAFGGKGASSFEIIDDATIEAVVSSYGGTGAVAVTNHKGTRSLEGFLFIKEIDPTENPNLALNGYATGSAAISGSISNINDDNDKSWWQAAGNDNEWVKIDLGKIYSINTVVMTWDMNAAGTDCDLMISEDDVNYTTIYSIKNWDAVSNDGINKVSFDNANARYVKLANMKNSATPYNMTLFEVEIYNTPPAENLALQKIASASSNNAAAFNAVYGNTSFMWQAEGNDDEWFKVDLGKIYTINNVVIQWDAGAYAADCEILISQDDVEYTSVYSITGWDSAATEGAQDMNFDNVDARYVKALLKNGATPWRMTIKEFEVYKQW, from the coding sequence ATGAAAACTATCACACAATTTATTTTTATTATTTTGTGTTTATCAGATATGATATTCACTTCATGTGCTGATGGTGATTTCGGAGCCAATCCGTATGATCCGAATACCCCAATTACGGTATCACAGCTACCTAAAGTACTTTCTTTCACTCCTACAGAGGGAAAGGAGGGTGATGTAATTACTATTACAGGAGTAAATTTTACAACTGCCACTAATGTCGCTTTCGGTGGGAAAGGTGCGTCTAGTTTTGAAATTATTGATGATGCTACTATTGAGGCCGTTGTTAGTTCGTATGGAGGTACAGGTGCGGTAGCAGTTACAAATCATAAAGGTACACGTTCATTGGAAGGTTTTCTATTTATCAAAGAAATTGACCCGACAGAGAATCCGAATCTGGCATTGAATGGCTATGCAACAGGTTCGGCTGCTATTAGCGGAAGTATCTCGAACATCAATGACGATAATGATAAATCCTGGTGGCAAGCTGCAGGTAACGACAATGAATGGGTGAAAATAGACCTCGGGAAAATATATAGCATTAATACTGTAGTGATGACATGGGATATGAACGCAGCAGGTACTGATTGTGACCTTATGATTTCGGAAGACGATGTTAATTACACAACTATCTATTCTATCAAAAATTGGGATGCAGTCTCTAATGATGGAATTAACAAAGTCAGCTTTGACAATGCCAATGCCCGTTATGTCAAATTAGCAAATATGAAGAACTCTGCTACTCCATATAATATGACATTGTTTGAGGTTGAAATATATAATACTCCACCGGCAGAGAATTTGGCATTGCAGAAGATTGCATCCGCTTCTTCTAATAATGCGGCGGCTTTCAATGCAGTCTATGGAAATACTTCATTTATGTGGCAAGCAGAAGGCAATGATGACGAGTGGTTCAAGGTAGATCTTGGAAAGATTTATACTATTAATAATGTTGTCATACAATGGGATGCGGGCGCTTATGCTGCTGATTGTGAAATCCTCATTTCGCAGGACGATGTAGAATATACTTCGGTTTATTCTATCACGGGATGGGATTCTGCCGCTACAGAAGGTGCTCAGGATATGAATTTCGACAATGTGGATGCTCGTTATGTCAAGGCTTTACTCAAGAATGGAGCTACACCTTGGCGAATGACAATCAAGGAATTTGAGGTATACAAACAGTGGTAA